A part of Saccopteryx bilineata isolate mSacBil1 chromosome 12, mSacBil1_pri_phased_curated, whole genome shotgun sequence genomic DNA contains:
- the LOC136316072 gene encoding microtubule-actin cross-linking factor 1-like: MRHLQSLHKFVSRATAELIWLNEKEEEELAYDWSDNNPNISAKKNYFSELRMELEEKQDVFRSLRDTAELLSRLQRRCPVPVAVDEAAVLVCRAAREGEHCLLSVSHRMKDMLLVFK, translated from the exons ATGAGGCACCTTCAGAGCCTGCATAAATTTGTTTCCAGAGCTACAGCTGAGTTGATTTGGTTgaatgagaaggaggaggaggaactagCATATGATTGGAGTGACAATAATCCCAATATCTCGGCCAAGAAAAATTACTTCTCT GAGTTGAGAATGGAACTGGAGGAGAAACAGGATGTGTTTCGGTCTCTACGAGATACAGCAGAGCTGCTATCAC GCTTACAGCGCCGCTGTCCAGTCCCAGTTGCAGTGGATGAAGCAGCTGTGCTTGTGTGTCGAGCAGCACGTGAAGGAGAACACTGCTTGCTTTCAG tctctCACAGAATGAAGGATATGCTACTTGTTTTCAAATGA